One region of Polynucleobacter paneuropaeus genomic DNA includes:
- the ruvC gene encoding crossover junction endodeoxyribonuclease RuvC produces the protein MRWIGIDPGLRTTGFGVIDVIGQKLTYIASGTIESGDPAKGLPERLGSLYAGLIEVLETYHPESAAIEEVFLNVNPRSTLMLGQARGAVIAALVSKKLPVAEYSALRVKQAIVGTGRAAKPQVQEMVKRLLRLSRAPGSDASDALGVAICAAHHAQMPKAITAALAAKKPSKSKA, from the coding sequence ATGCGCTGGATAGGAATCGATCCTGGTTTACGGACGACCGGCTTTGGCGTGATTGATGTAATTGGGCAAAAATTGACTTATATTGCCTCGGGCACGATTGAAAGCGGAGACCCTGCCAAAGGTCTACCTGAACGCTTGGGTTCTTTATATGCTGGGTTAATCGAAGTATTAGAGACCTATCATCCAGAATCTGCTGCAATTGAAGAAGTCTTTTTAAATGTCAATCCACGCTCAACACTGATGCTAGGTCAAGCACGTGGCGCCGTCATCGCTGCCCTCGTCTCGAAAAAACTCCCTGTAGCTGAGTACAGCGCCCTGAGAGTGAAGCAAGCCATCGTTGGTACAGGACGTGCTGCTAAGCCCCAGGTCCAAGAAATGGTGAAGCGTTTACTTCGACTCAGTCGTGCACCCGGCTCTGACGCCTCTGATGCATTGGGTGTGGCTATTTGCGCAGCACATCATGCTCAGATGCCAAAGGCAATCACGGCTGCACTTGCAGCCAAGAAACCCTCGAAGTCAAAAGCTTAA
- a CDS encoding helix-turn-helix domain-containing protein, with protein MTNKHPITECVQTHLQHYLDDLKGTAPSDVYQMVLEVVEKPMLEIVMRHAKDNQSLAAQYLGINRNTLHKKLVEHKLIK; from the coding sequence ATGACTAATAAACACCCTATTACTGAATGCGTTCAAACCCACCTTCAGCATTACCTTGATGATCTCAAAGGCACAGCCCCATCTGACGTTTATCAAATGGTCTTGGAGGTAGTTGAAAAGCCCATGCTCGAGATTGTCATGCGTCATGCAAAAGATAATCAATCTCTAGCTGCACAATATCTCGGTATTAATCGCAATACTTTGCATAAAAAGCTAGTTGAGCACAAACTCATTAAATAA
- the rpsI gene encoding 30S ribosomal protein S9, translating to MAINYGNWNYGTGRRKSSVARVFIKSGKGEITVNGKPIDAYFARETSRMIARQPLALTAHLTTFDIKVNVTGGGETGQAGAVRHGVTRALIDYDNALKPTLSKAGLVTRDAREVERKKVGLHGARRRKQFSKR from the coding sequence ATGGCTATTAATTACGGAAATTGGAATTACGGTACAGGTCGTCGCAAGAGCTCTGTAGCCCGTGTATTTATTAAATCGGGTAAAGGTGAGATTACTGTTAACGGTAAACCTATCGATGCCTATTTCGCACGCGAGACATCGCGCATGATCGCTCGTCAGCCTTTAGCTCTGACTGCCCACTTAACAACCTTTGATATCAAAGTGAACGTTACTGGTGGCGGTGAGACTGGCCAAGCTGGCGCAGTTCGTCACGGTGTTACTCGTGCTTTGATCGACTATGACAATGCTTTGAAGCCTACCCTGTCTAAAGCAGGTTTGGTAACTCGCGATGCTCGTGAAGTTGAGCGTAAGAAGGTTGGTCTGCACGGCGCGCGTCGTCGTAAGCAGTTCAGCAAGCGCTAA
- the tyrS gene encoding tyrosine--tRNA ligase, whose protein sequence is MTAKPEPQYPLTPEVMAALEVTKRGCDELLVEADWLKKLARSQATGLPLRIKLGLDPTAPDIHLGHTVVLNKLRQMQDLGHTVIFLIGDFTSMIGDPSGRNATRPPLTPEEIKVNAETYYRQASLVLDPKKTEVRYNSEWCDPLGARGMIQLAAKYTVAQMLERDDFTKRYRVGIPISVHEFLYPLMQGYDSVALKSDLELGGTDQKFNLLVGRELQREYGQEPQCILTMPLLVGLDGIEKMSKSKGNYIGISEPASEMFGKLMSISDDLMWDYFTLLSFRPMAEIDLMKQEVAAGRNPRDCKVLLGQEIVTRFHSEAAAEKALEGFNHRAKGGIPDDIPEITLSGSPMGVANFLKAAGLVPSTSEANRNIEQSGVRIDGSVISDKALKLEAGKYLVQVGKRRFAKVTLS, encoded by the coding sequence ATGACGGCTAAACCCGAACCACAATACCCCCTAACGCCAGAAGTCATGGCTGCCCTTGAAGTCACTAAACGGGGCTGCGATGAGCTTTTGGTGGAAGCGGATTGGTTAAAAAAGCTAGCTCGTAGTCAGGCTACAGGACTTCCTCTCCGAATTAAGCTGGGTCTCGATCCTACTGCCCCCGATATTCATCTGGGGCATACCGTAGTGTTAAATAAATTACGGCAGATGCAAGATCTAGGCCATACCGTGATTTTCTTGATCGGTGATTTCACGAGCATGATTGGTGATCCATCAGGTCGTAATGCGACCCGTCCGCCTTTGACTCCCGAAGAAATTAAAGTCAACGCAGAAACTTACTATCGCCAAGCTAGCTTGGTGCTCGATCCTAAAAAAACAGAAGTACGCTACAACAGCGAGTGGTGCGATCCATTGGGTGCGCGCGGCATGATTCAGCTGGCGGCAAAATATACGGTCGCCCAAATGTTAGAGCGCGATGATTTTACGAAACGTTACCGTGTCGGTATACCTATTTCCGTTCATGAATTTTTATACCCCTTAATGCAAGGTTATGACTCCGTTGCCTTGAAAAGTGATTTAGAGCTTGGCGGGACGGATCAAAAGTTCAATCTCTTAGTGGGTCGTGAACTCCAGAGGGAATACGGACAAGAGCCGCAATGTATTCTGACCATGCCACTATTGGTGGGTTTAGATGGTATAGAAAAAATGAGCAAGTCCAAGGGCAACTACATTGGTATTAGTGAGCCTGCTAGTGAGATGTTCGGCAAACTCATGAGTATCTCGGATGATTTAATGTGGGATTACTTTACTTTGCTTTCTTTCCGCCCTATGGCAGAAATTGATCTGATGAAACAAGAAGTCGCTGCAGGCCGCAATCCACGCGATTGCAAGGTGCTGCTGGGACAAGAAATCGTGACGCGTTTTCATTCAGAGGCAGCTGCAGAAAAAGCTTTAGAAGGCTTTAATCATCGCGCTAAGGGCGGCATTCCTGATGATATTCCCGAGATCACTTTATCGGGTTCCCCCATGGGTGTTGCTAACTTCTTAAAAGCTGCAGGCCTTGTACCATCGACCTCTGAGGCCAACCGCAATATCGAGCAAAGCGGAGTACGCATTGATGGTTCTGTGATTAGTGACAAAGCACTAAAGCTTGAGGCAGGAAAGTATCTAGTTCAGGTTGGCAAGCGGCGCTTTGCCAAAGTGACGCTAAGCTAG
- the ruvA gene encoding Holliday junction branch migration protein RuvA has translation MIGRIQGTLVSVHPPRLLVDCQGVGYEIDVPMSTLYQLPEVNQKITLLTHFQVREDAQQLFGFGTETEREAFRALIKISGVGSRTALAVLSGMSVNELAQAIALQESARLTQVPGIGKKTAERLLLELKGKLAPDLGLVAGKPQAREASSEILQALLALGYSEKEALLAITQIPSDSNVSDGIRLGLKYLSKT, from the coding sequence ATGATTGGTCGTATTCAAGGAACCCTCGTCTCAGTTCACCCGCCTCGCCTACTGGTAGATTGCCAAGGCGTTGGTTACGAAATTGATGTGCCAATGAGTACCTTGTATCAACTACCCGAAGTGAATCAAAAAATTACTTTACTCACTCATTTTCAAGTGAGAGAAGATGCGCAACAACTCTTCGGTTTTGGGACTGAGACTGAGCGTGAAGCATTTAGAGCCCTCATCAAAATTAGTGGGGTAGGTTCGCGTACTGCTCTAGCTGTGCTATCTGGGATGAGTGTGAATGAATTAGCCCAAGCAATCGCTCTCCAAGAATCAGCCCGCCTAACTCAAGTGCCTGGTATCGGCAAAAAAACAGCTGAGCGTCTTTTGCTTGAACTGAAAGGTAAGCTTGCCCCTGATTTAGGTTTGGTAGCAGGTAAACCTCAAGCGAGAGAAGCCAGTAGTGAAATTTTGCAAGCCTTATTGGCATTGGGCTATTCTGAAAAAGAAGCGCTTTTGGCAATCACACAGATCCCATCAGACAGTAATGTCTCTGATGGCATTCGTCTGGGTCTCAAATATCTCTCTAAAACCTAA
- the erpA gene encoding iron-sulfur cluster insertion protein ErpA: MTEVATQVAQDLAEPPTPLVFTDSAAAKVADLIAEEGNPSLKLRVFVQGGGCSGFQYGFTFDDAVNEDDTEFQKNGVTLLVDSMSFQYLVGAEIDYKEDIHGSQFVIKNPNATTTCGCGSSFSA, translated from the coding sequence ATGACTGAAGTTGCTACCCAAGTTGCACAAGATCTTGCAGAGCCACCAACACCATTGGTGTTTACGGATAGCGCTGCCGCAAAAGTGGCTGATCTGATTGCTGAAGAGGGAAATCCTAGCCTCAAGTTAAGGGTATTTGTTCAAGGTGGCGGTTGCTCTGGATTTCAGTATGGTTTTACCTTCGATGATGCTGTCAATGAAGACGATACTGAGTTTCAGAAGAATGGTGTAACGCTTCTTGTCGATTCAATGAGTTTCCAATATTTAGTTGGTGCAGAAATTGATTACAAAGAAGATATTCATGGATCACAGTTTGTGATTAAGAATCCTAACGCAACTACTACATGTGGTTGCGGTTCTTCTTTCTCAGCCTAA
- the argC gene encoding N-acetyl-gamma-glutamyl-phosphate reductase: MIKVGIVGGTGYTGVELLRLLTQHPEVKIQAITSRTEAGMSVADMFPSLRGRVDLKFTTPEDAKLTECDAVFFATPHGVAMSQAKELLAAGVKVLDLAADFRLKDIAEFQKWYGMEHSCPDILAEAVYGLPEINRDAIQKARVVGLAGCYPTSVQLGLAPLLSPKATGGKQLIDGEHIISDSKSGTSGAGRKAEIGTLMAEASDNFKAYGVKGHRHLPEIVQGLKAIAGHEQIGLTFVPHLTPMIRGIHSTLYVRLTEAGKAVDYQKLYENFYKDEPFVDVMPAGSHPETRSVRGSNGLRIAIHRPGNGDTLVILVVEDNLVKGASGQGVQCLNLMFGLPETMGLTQIALLP; the protein is encoded by the coding sequence ATGATCAAGGTTGGTATCGTAGGTGGAACTGGATATACCGGAGTGGAATTACTTCGTTTATTGACACAGCATCCTGAAGTCAAAATTCAGGCGATTACTTCGCGTACTGAAGCAGGTATGTCTGTGGCAGATATGTTCCCCTCCTTACGTGGTCGAGTGGATTTGAAATTCACTACGCCTGAGGATGCCAAGCTAACTGAGTGTGATGCTGTATTTTTTGCTACACCGCATGGTGTTGCGATGTCGCAAGCAAAGGAGCTATTAGCAGCAGGCGTCAAGGTTTTGGATTTGGCCGCTGATTTTCGTTTGAAAGATATTGCCGAGTTTCAAAAATGGTATGGCATGGAGCATAGCTGTCCCGATATCTTGGCAGAAGCAGTGTATGGCTTACCAGAAATTAATCGGGATGCAATTCAGAAAGCACGGGTAGTTGGGCTGGCAGGTTGCTATCCAACCTCTGTGCAATTAGGTCTCGCGCCATTGCTTTCTCCAAAAGCAACTGGTGGTAAGCAGCTAATTGATGGTGAACATATTATTTCGGATTCCAAGTCTGGCACTTCAGGTGCGGGACGTAAAGCCGAGATCGGCACCTTGATGGCTGAGGCGAGCGATAACTTTAAGGCTTATGGTGTTAAAGGCCATCGCCACTTACCTGAGATTGTTCAAGGACTCAAAGCAATTGCTGGGCATGAGCAGATTGGCCTGACATTTGTGCCGCATCTCACGCCGATGATTAGAGGGATTCATTCGACTTTGTATGTGCGTTTAACCGAGGCAGGTAAAGCGGTCGATTACCAAAAGCTATACGAGAATTTCTATAAAGACGAGCCCTTTGTTGATGTGATGCCAGCCGGAAGTCACCCAGAGACTCGCTCGGTTAGAGGAAGTAATGGCCTTCGAATTGCGATTCATCGGCCTGGGAATGGCGATACTTTGGTCATTTTGGTGGTTGAGGACAACCTGGTTAAAGGTGCCTCCGGACAGGGTGTACAGTGTTTGAATCTGATGTTTGGCTTGCCCGAAACCATGGGCTTGACCCAGATTGCCTTATTGCCCTAA
- the ruvB gene encoding Holliday junction branch migration DNA helicase RuvB translates to MAIHTDDLSSIPDDLPENAADRIISAAAGNAEAVFEKALRPKQLDEYVGQTKARAQLEIFISATRARQEALDHVLLFGPPGLGKTTLAHIIARELGVNLRQTSGPVLDRPGDLAALLTNLETNDVLFIDEIHRLSPVVEEILYPALEDYSLDIMIGEGPAARSVKIDLKPFTLIGATTRAGMLTNPLRDRFGIVARLEFYSTEELTKIIERSANLLKAKIDPAGSIEIAKRARGTPRIANRLLRRVRDYAEVKGTGVITKAIADAALKMLDVDPSGFDLMDRKLLEAILHKFDGGPVGIDNLAAAIGEERDTIEDVLEPYLIQQGYLQRTSRGRVATRQAYEHFGLTPPSRSANLDLLD, encoded by the coding sequence ATGGCTATTCATACCGACGACCTCAGCTCCATTCCAGACGATTTACCTGAAAATGCTGCCGACCGCATTATTAGTGCAGCAGCCGGCAATGCCGAGGCAGTTTTTGAAAAAGCCCTGCGCCCTAAGCAGTTAGATGAGTATGTCGGCCAAACTAAAGCGCGTGCCCAGCTAGAGATCTTTATTAGCGCAACACGCGCCCGTCAAGAGGCGCTTGATCACGTTCTACTATTTGGCCCTCCTGGTCTTGGCAAAACAACCTTAGCCCACATCATCGCCAGAGAGCTAGGTGTTAACCTGCGCCAAACTAGCGGGCCTGTATTAGACCGCCCAGGTGATCTAGCGGCACTTCTCACCAATTTAGAAACCAATGATGTCTTATTCATTGATGAGATTCATCGCCTATCCCCCGTAGTGGAGGAGATTCTCTATCCAGCTCTTGAAGATTACAGTCTGGACATCATGATTGGTGAAGGCCCTGCAGCGCGGAGTGTAAAGATTGATCTCAAGCCATTTACCCTGATTGGGGCAACTACACGCGCAGGCATGCTCACCAATCCACTGCGCGACCGCTTTGGTATTGTTGCCAGACTAGAGTTTTACTCTACAGAAGAATTAACTAAGATCATCGAGCGCTCAGCCAATCTTCTCAAGGCCAAAATTGATCCTGCAGGCTCGATTGAAATTGCAAAACGTGCGCGTGGCACACCTCGTATTGCTAATCGCTTGCTCCGCCGTGTCCGTGACTATGCCGAAGTGAAGGGAACGGGAGTAATCACAAAAGCGATTGCTGATGCCGCTCTGAAAATGCTGGATGTAGACCCTAGCGGCTTTGATTTAATGGATCGCAAATTACTCGAGGCCATCTTGCACAAGTTTGATGGTGGTCCTGTTGGAATTGATAATCTTGCTGCAGCGATTGGGGAGGAGCGGGATACGATTGAAGATGTCTTAGAACCCTATCTCATTCAACAAGGATATCTTCAAAGAACTTCGCGTGGCAGAGTAGCTACACGCCAAGCCTACGAGCATTTTGGCTTAACGCCTCCAAGTCGCTCAGCCAATCTAGACTTGCTAGATTAA
- the rplM gene encoding 50S ribosomal protein L13 — MKTFSAKSHEVTREWFVIDATDKVLGRVASEVAHRLRGKHKPEFTPHVDTGDFIVVINSSKLRVTGTKGLNKLYHRHSGYPGGISTTNFDKMQDRFPGRALEKAVKGMLPKGPLGYAMIKKLKVYGDANHPHTAQQPKALEI; from the coding sequence ATGAAAACTTTTTCCGCAAAATCCCATGAGGTAACGCGTGAATGGTTCGTGATTGACGCTACGGACAAAGTCCTCGGTCGTGTCGCCAGTGAAGTGGCACACCGTCTACGCGGCAAGCACAAGCCTGAATTCACTCCACACGTTGATACTGGCGACTTTATTGTCGTAATCAACTCATCCAAGCTGCGTGTCACTGGCACCAAGGGCTTGAACAAACTCTATCACCGTCACAGCGGATACCCAGGCGGTATCAGTACGACCAACTTCGACAAGATGCAAGACCGTTTTCCTGGTCGCGCCTTAGAGAAGGCTGTGAAAGGTATGTTGCCAAAAGGCCCACTCGGCTATGCCATGATCAAGAAATTAAAAGTCTATGGCGACGCTAATCATCCGCACACGGCTCAACAGCCCAAAGCGTTAGAGATTTAA
- the purH gene encoding bifunctional phosphoribosylaminoimidazolecarboxamide formyltransferase/IMP cyclohydrolase, which yields MIHTALLSVSDKHGIVDFAKALHALGVQLISTGGTAKLLAENGLPVTEVSALTHFPEMLDGRVKTLHPMVHGGLLARRDSKEHMAALREHDIGTIDMLVINLYPFNQTVAKAECSFEEAVENIDIGGPAMLRAAAKNHQDVTVLISPDDYAAVLSEMKSNQNNVSYKTNLALAKKVFAHTAQYDGAIANYLSSLGDDLNHQQRSPYPETLHIAFEKVQEMRYGENPHQSAAFYKDLQTVDGALANYRQLQGKELSYNNIADADAAWECVKSFSTSNGNNTPACVIIKHANPCGVAVASSALEAYQKAFKTDPSSAFGGIIALNVPCDGTAAEAISKQFVEVLIAPSFSKEALAIFAAKQNVRLLEISLGNAFNTFDFKRVGGGLLVQSPDAKNVLQNEIQVVSQRQPTPKELNDMMFAWRVAKFVKSNAIVYCADGMTLGIGAGQMSRVDSARMASIKAENAGLSLKGSAVASDAFFPFRDGLDVVVSAGASCAIQPGGSMRDEEIIAAANEHGIAMIFTGTRHFRH from the coding sequence ATGATTCATACTGCACTCCTTTCTGTTTCAGATAAACACGGCATCGTCGACTTTGCTAAAGCACTTCATGCTCTTGGCGTCCAACTCATTTCTACAGGAGGAACGGCCAAGTTACTTGCTGAAAATGGTTTGCCAGTCACCGAGGTCTCTGCTTTAACCCATTTCCCAGAAATGCTCGATGGTCGCGTCAAAACTCTCCACCCTATGGTGCACGGAGGACTGTTAGCGCGCAGAGACTCAAAAGAGCATATGGCCGCTTTAAGGGAGCACGACATTGGCACGATTGATATGCTCGTAATTAATCTTTACCCCTTCAATCAAACAGTAGCAAAAGCGGAATGCTCTTTTGAAGAAGCAGTTGAGAATATTGATATTGGCGGCCCAGCAATGCTGCGGGCTGCGGCGAAAAATCATCAAGACGTCACTGTATTAATCTCACCAGACGACTACGCAGCAGTACTCTCAGAGATGAAGTCGAATCAAAATAATGTTTCTTATAAAACCAATTTAGCCTTGGCCAAGAAAGTGTTTGCTCATACCGCCCAATACGATGGTGCAATTGCAAACTACCTATCTTCCTTAGGCGATGACTTGAACCATCAGCAACGTTCTCCATACCCAGAGACCCTTCACATAGCGTTTGAGAAGGTCCAAGAGATGCGCTATGGTGAGAATCCACATCAATCTGCTGCGTTCTACAAAGATCTCCAAACAGTAGATGGAGCTCTAGCAAACTATCGCCAATTACAAGGTAAAGAGCTTTCCTATAACAACATTGCGGACGCAGATGCTGCCTGGGAATGCGTGAAGAGCTTCTCTACTAGTAACGGCAATAACACTCCCGCCTGCGTCATCATCAAACACGCCAATCCTTGTGGCGTTGCAGTTGCTAGCTCTGCTCTGGAGGCTTATCAAAAAGCCTTTAAGACCGATCCAAGTTCTGCATTTGGCGGAATCATTGCCTTGAATGTGCCTTGCGATGGTACTGCAGCAGAAGCCATCTCCAAGCAATTTGTAGAGGTCTTGATTGCTCCCAGCTTCAGCAAAGAAGCCTTAGCCATCTTTGCAGCAAAGCAAAATGTACGTTTACTAGAAATTTCCCTCGGTAATGCATTTAATACCTTTGATTTCAAACGGGTAGGGGGTGGCTTATTAGTGCAGTCTCCTGATGCGAAGAATGTTTTACAAAATGAGATCCAAGTAGTTAGTCAAAGACAGCCCACTCCAAAAGAACTCAATGACATGATGTTTGCTTGGCGCGTTGCCAAGTTTGTCAAATCAAATGCGATTGTGTATTGCGCGGACGGTATGACCCTTGGTATTGGCGCTGGCCAGATGAGTCGCGTTGACTCTGCCAGAATGGCAAGCATCAAAGCTGAAAATGCAGGACTGAGCCTCAAAGGATCCGCTGTTGCGAGTGATGCTTTCTTCCCCTTCCGCGATGGTTTAGATGTCGTAGTCAGCGCTGGTGCAAGTTGTGCTATTCAGCCGGGTGGCAGTATGCGTGACGAGGAAATCATCGCAGCGGCAAACGAACATGGCATCGCCATGATCTTCACTGGCACACGCCACTTCCGCCATTGA
- the pyrC gene encoding dihydroorotase, whose product MSTNPQQIQITQPDDWHLHIRDGDVMASVLADTARQFARAVIMPNLKPPVTTVELAKAYRSRIESKLVSLQIKNFTPLMTLYLTDNTSAEEVRKAKADGIIGFKLYPAGATTNSDAGVSDIHQCYAALEAMQAVGMPLLVHGEVTNSEIDIFDREAVFIDRVLEPLRRDLPELKIVFEHITTLQAAHYVRDTVTSEKRLIGATITPQHLLMNRNAIFSGGIRPHHYCLPVLKREEHRLALLEVATSGNPRFFLGTDSAPHSKGAKESACGCAGCYSAFNAMGLYAEAFDSVGKLDRLEGFASFFGPDFYSLPRNTQKITLAKQAQSIPQELPFGGETIIPLRAGENVAWSLISA is encoded by the coding sequence ATGTCGACCAACCCTCAACAGATTCAAATCACTCAGCCAGATGATTGGCATTTGCATATTCGTGATGGTGATGTTATGGCTAGCGTATTGGCTGATACTGCAAGACAATTTGCGCGTGCCGTCATCATGCCAAATTTAAAGCCACCAGTGACTACGGTGGAATTAGCTAAAGCTTATCGATCCAGAATTGAGAGTAAGTTGGTGTCGCTACAGATTAAAAACTTTACGCCTTTAATGACTTTGTATTTGACAGACAACACTAGTGCCGAAGAAGTGCGCAAGGCAAAGGCGGATGGAATTATTGGCTTCAAGTTGTATCCTGCTGGCGCCACTACCAATAGTGATGCTGGTGTAAGTGATATTCATCAGTGTTATGCAGCTTTGGAAGCTATGCAAGCAGTGGGTATGCCGCTCTTAGTTCACGGTGAAGTGACGAATTCTGAAATTGATATCTTTGATCGTGAAGCCGTGTTTATCGATCGTGTGCTGGAGCCTTTGCGCAGAGATTTACCAGAGCTCAAGATTGTCTTTGAACACATCACTACCTTGCAAGCTGCTCACTATGTGCGAGATACAGTTACTAGCGAGAAGCGTCTCATTGGCGCAACCATTACGCCACAACATTTACTGATGAATCGTAATGCTATCTTTTCTGGTGGTATTCGTCCGCACCACTATTGTTTACCAGTACTTAAGCGTGAAGAGCATCGACTTGCTTTATTGGAAGTAGCTACGAGTGGTAATCCACGGTTTTTCTTGGGCACTGATAGTGCACCACACTCCAAGGGGGCAAAAGAGAGTGCTTGCGGCTGTGCAGGTTGCTATAGCGCATTCAATGCAATGGGACTTTACGCCGAGGCTTTTGACAGTGTTGGTAAGCTCGATCGCCTAGAGGGCTTTGCCAGTTTCTTTGGGCCAGATTTTTATTCCTTGCCACGCAATACCCAAAAAATTACTTTAGCAAAACAGGCTCAGAGCATTCCGCAAGAGCTGCCATTTGGTGGTGAGACCATCATTCCGTTGCGAGCTGGCGAGAACGTTGCCTGGTCTCTCATTTCAGCTTAA
- a CDS encoding anhydro-N-acetylmuramic acid kinase, producing MNQPRPLFIGIMSGTSLDGIDAVLASIGSDGEAAIEAAQSAPFSEGLRKALFDLQSSGPDEIHRENEAANALAQAYGGLVKALLNHARKKASDITAIGAHGQTIRHQPQFGYTHQTLNPALLAEITGIDVVADFRSRDLAAGGHGAPLVPAFHAQQFQSDVDVAILNLGGIANLTLLPKTGEVKGFDCGPGNMLMDAWIEHHQQKSFDKDGAWATQGRLHEELLARMLSDPFFKKAPPKSTGRDDFHLAWLEKHITQEVIEAVDVQMSLLHLTVLSTLEAVMLHAPQTQKLIVCGGGAKNIALMNLMRTKAPQLEIISSDFVGVDAQLVEALAFAWLAWAHKEKRPANLPAVTGAKGLRILGACYPA from the coding sequence ATGAATCAGCCCCGCCCTCTCTTTATTGGCATCATGTCTGGCACCAGCCTAGATGGGATCGATGCCGTTCTTGCAAGCATTGGGTCTGATGGTGAGGCGGCAATAGAAGCCGCCCAAAGCGCACCCTTCTCAGAAGGTCTTCGCAAAGCCCTCTTTGATCTGCAAAGCAGTGGCCCAGATGAAATTCACCGAGAAAACGAGGCTGCTAACGCACTTGCCCAGGCCTATGGTGGACTTGTGAAGGCTTTGCTCAATCATGCTAGAAAAAAAGCTTCCGATATCACCGCAATTGGAGCCCATGGTCAGACCATTCGCCATCAACCCCAATTTGGCTATACCCACCAAACTCTTAATCCCGCTCTTCTAGCAGAAATCACAGGCATTGATGTGGTGGCTGATTTTCGGAGTCGTGATCTTGCTGCCGGAGGACATGGCGCACCTCTCGTACCAGCCTTTCATGCTCAGCAGTTTCAATCTGATGTAGATGTTGCGATTCTCAACCTTGGTGGCATTGCCAATCTCACCCTCTTACCTAAAACAGGTGAAGTAAAAGGATTTGATTGTGGTCCTGGCAATATGTTGATGGATGCTTGGATAGAGCACCATCAGCAAAAGTCTTTTGACAAAGATGGGGCTTGGGCGACACAAGGTCGGTTGCATGAGGAGCTACTCGCAAGAATGTTGTCAGATCCGTTTTTTAAGAAAGCCCCTCCAAAAAGTACGGGGCGTGATGATTTCCATTTAGCGTGGCTTGAAAAGCATATTACCCAAGAAGTTATCGAAGCAGTGGATGTCCAAATGAGCCTGCTTCACTTGACTGTACTGTCTACCTTAGAAGCGGTGATGCTGCATGCCCCTCAAACCCAAAAGTTAATTGTTTGTGGGGGTGGAGCAAAAAATATAGCGCTGATGAACTTAATGAGAACAAAAGCCCCTCAGTTAGAAATTATTTCTAGTGACTTTGTTGGAGTAGATGCACAACTAGTAGAGGCCCTTGCCTTTGCTTGGCTAGCTTGGGCTCATAAAGAAAAACGGCCAGCAAATCTGCCGGCCGTAACGGGTGCTAAAGGACTAAGAATCTTGGGCGCTTGTTATCCAGCCTAA
- a CDS encoding OsmC family protein, whose product MDCTVSWLGNTGMAFSAETGSGHLLNMDGAPEAGGRNLAPRPMELLLAGAGGCSAFDVVLILQKARQAVSGCEVKVKAERASEDPKVFTKIDLHFTVTGKDLDQAKVDRAVKLSHDKYCSATAMLSKTAELTYSIEVRSE is encoded by the coding sequence ATGGATTGCACAGTATCTTGGTTGGGCAATACTGGAATGGCTTTTTCTGCCGAAACAGGGAGTGGGCACCTCCTAAATATGGACGGAGCCCCCGAGGCTGGTGGTAGAAACCTTGCCCCACGACCCATGGAGCTGCTCTTGGCAGGAGCGGGTGGCTGCTCTGCCTTTGATGTGGTTTTAATCCTACAAAAGGCCCGCCAAGCCGTCTCAGGCTGCGAAGTGAAGGTGAAGGCCGAGAGAGCTAGCGAAGACCCCAAAGTCTTCACAAAAATTGATTTGCATTTCACGGTTACCGGAAAAGACTTGGACCAAGCCAAGGTTGATCGCGCAGTCAAACTCTCTCACGATAAGTATTGCTCTGCTACAGCAATGCTCTCAAAAACTGCAGAACTGACTTACAGCATCGAAGTCCGTTCGGAATAA